From the Hevea brasiliensis isolate MT/VB/25A 57/8 chromosome 15, ASM3005281v1, whole genome shotgun sequence genome, one window contains:
- the LOC110643765 gene encoding uncharacterized protein LOC110643765 has product MVVSSSSSNRLFIITLLFVSGASEIYAATVTCLRGPCYSQKLSCPAECPQLYPTKPNVKACYINCASPICKPECRNRKPNCNAPGAACLDPRFIGGDGIVFYFHGKSNEHFSLLSDLNLQINAHFIGLRPAGRTRDYTWIQALGILFDSHTFSLEATKAEKWDDEIDHLRFTHNGKELVIPEDHLSSWQSPESNIRVDRTSSKNSVLVTLPEFAEISVNVVPVTKEDDRIHNYQIPSDDCFVHLEVQFKFYGLSSKVEGVLGRTYQPDFKNPAKPGVAMPVVGGEDKYRTTSLLSADCASCMFSSAGFLDQKEEILVKDFGTLDCTSGSSGGYGIFCSK; this is encoded by the exons ATGGTGGTCTCTAGCAGCAGCAGCAACAGGTTGTTCATCATTACTCTGCTTTTTGTTTCTGGTGCATCGGAAATATATGCAGCTACTGTAACTTGCCTCAGAGGCCCTTGTTATAGCCAGAAGCTAAGTTGTCCAGCTGAATGTCCACAGCTATATCCAACCAAGCCAAATGTAAAAGCTTGCTATATTAACTGTGCTTCACCAATATGCAAGCCTGAATGCAGAA ATCGAAAACCTAATTGTAATGCGCCTGGAGCAGCGTGCTTGGACCCTCGCTTCATTGGTGGAGATGGCATTGTCTTTTACTTCCATGGCAAGAGTAATGAGCATTTCAGCTTATTATCTGATCTCAACCTGCAAATCAATGCCCACTTCATTGGGCTCCGACCAGCAGGCAGAACCAGGGACTATACTTGGATTCAAGCCCTTGGAATCCTCTTTGATTCACACACTTTCTCTCTTGAGGCCACCAAAGCAGAAAAATGGGATGATGAAATTGATCATCTAAGATTCACCCACAACGGCAAAGAGCTAGTGATACCAGAAGACCATTTATCTTCATGGCAGTCCCCAGAAAGCAACATTAGAGTGGACAGAACTTCAAGCAAGAACAGTGTCCTAGTCACTCTCCCAGAGTTTGCAGAGATATCAGTCAATGTTGTGCCCGTAACTAAAGAAGATGATAGAATTCACAATTACCAGATACCTTCTGATGACTGTTTTGTTCACTTAGAGGTTCAATTCAAGTTTTATGGCTTATCCTCGAAGGTTGAAGGAGTTCTTGGAAGGACTTACCAGCCTGATTTCAAGAACCCTGCAAAGCCAGGAGTAGCAATGCCAGTTGTGGGAGGTGAAGACAAGTACAGGACAACTTCTCTGCTTTCTGCTGATTGTGCCTCGTGTATGTTCTCTTCTGCCGGATTTTTGGACCAAAAAGAGGAGATACTGGTGAAGGATTTTGGCACGCTAGATTGCACTAGTGGTTCCAGCGGTGGATATGGAATATTTTGCAGCAAATAA
- the LOC110643742 gene encoding receptor-like protein kinase THESEUS 1, which produces MKLLSWLTIVSAFVLFDLFGYSKSFATFSPPDNYLIACGSSQNVTFQGRTFVPDLQHSSLTLKSVTSVVAVSNSSFPSPIYQSARIFSKVASYKFQIQQEGRHWIRLYFYPVPNSGQNLTSASITAVTDDFVLLNNFTFKNYKGSYLFKEYAVNVTSDSLTLSFIPSNNSVTFVNAIEVVSIPDGIFPDQAFSVNPRAPFSGLSELAFETVYRLNMGGPLITAQNDTLGRTWENDAKYLHVNSSAVTVTANPALINYPASVTPETAPNWVYATAKAMGNANVANMNFNITWVFSVNRNFSYFVRVHFCDIVSKALNNLVFNLYINDNSALDSFDLSSFTNALNVPYYRDFVSNSSLESNTLTVSVGPDMEADITNATMNGLEIIKISNEAKSLDGLSSVESLLPESLSKKSKIGIIIGSVAGAVAAFALSVFCYCCLVVRKSKTTHQGHPWLPLPLYGNSQTMTKVSTASQKSGTASFISLASSNLGRFFSFQEILDATNKFDENLLLGVGGFGRVYKGTLEDGTKVAVKRGNPRSEQGLAEFRTEIEMLSKLRHRHLVSLIGYCDERSEMILVYEYMANGPLRSHLYGTDLPPLSWKQRLEICIGAARGLHYLHTGAAQSIIHRDVKTTNILLDENFVAKVADFGLSKTGPALDQTHVSTAVKGSFGYLDPEYFRRQQLTEKSDVYSFGVVLMEVLCTRPALNPVLPREQVNIAEWAMTWQKKGMLDHIMDPNLVGKVNPASLKKFGETAEKCLAEHGVDRPSMGDVLWNLEYALQLEETSSALMEPEDNSTNHIPGIPLTPLEPFDNSVSIIDGGHSGTDDDAEDAATSAVFSQLVNPRGR; this is translated from the coding sequence atgaagcttttgaGTTGGTTAACTATAGTTTCTGCTTTTGTTCTATTTGACCTTTTTGGTTACAGTAAATCATTTGCCACATTCTCTCCTCCTGATAATTACTTGATTGCTTGTGGTTCTTCCCaaaatgttaccttccaaggTAGAACTTTCGTTCCTGATTTGCAGCATTCTTCCCTCACATTAAAGAGTGTAACCTCTGTTGTTGCTGTCTCCAATTCTAGTTTCCCATCTCCCATCTATCAATCTGCTCGAATCTTCTCTAAAGTAGCTTCTTACAAATTCCAAATTCAGCAAGAGGGAAGGCATTGGATCCGCCTCTACTTTTACCCTGTTCCAAACTCGGGTCAAAACTTGACATCTGCATCAATTACTGCAGTCACAGATGATTTTGTGCTCTTGAACAATTTCACATTCAAGAACTACAAGGGTTCTTATCTGTTCAAGGAGTATGCAGTCAATGTGACATCTGATAGCTTGACCCTTTCCTTCATTCCTTCAAACAATTCGGTCACATTTGTTAATGCAATTGAAGTTGTTTCTATCCCTGATGGAATCTTCCCTGACCAGGCATTTTCTGTAAATCCACGTGCCCCTTTCAGTGGTCTTTCTGAACTTGCCTTTGAAACTGTTTACCGGTTAAACATGGGGGGTCCATTGATAACAGCACAAAATGATACTCTTGGAAGAACTTGGGAGAATGATGCCAAATACCTCCATGTGAACAGCTCTGCTGTGACTGTTACAGCTAACCCTGCACTCATCAATTATCCAGCTTCCGTCACACCTGAAACGGCACCAAATTGGGTTTATGCCACTGCTAAAGCCATGGGAAATGCAAATGTTGCCAATATGAACTTCAACATAACTTGGGTCTTTTCTGTCAATCGGAACTTCTCTTACTTCGTTCGGGTGCATTTCTGTGATATTGTTAGCAAAGCACTGAATAACCTTGTATTCAATCTATACATAAATGATAATAGTGCCCTTGATAGTTTTGACCTATCGTCCTTTACCAATGCTCTGAATGTACCCTATTACAGAGACTTTGTCTCCAATTCCTCTCTGGAATCCAATACTTTGACTGTCAGCGTTGGTCCAGATATGGAAGCAGACATCACTAATGCAACCATGAATGGTTTGGAGATTATAAAGATTAGCAATGAAGCTAAAAGCTTGGATGGGCTTTCTTCTGTTGAGAGCCTTCTTCCTGAATCACTCTCAAAGAAAAGTAAGATAGGAATCATAATTGGTTCAGTTGCTGGAGCTGTAGCTGCATTTGCTCTTAGTGTTTTCTGTTACTGTTGCTTGGTGGTCCGCAAGTCGAAGACCACTCACCAGGGCCATCCATGGCTGCCTTTGCCCTTGTATGGAAATTCTCAGACCATGACAAAGGTGTCCACAGCTTCTCAAAAGAGTGGAACAGCGAGCTTCATTTCATTGGCCTCCTCGAATCTTGGTAGATTCTTCTCATTCCAAGAAATTCTTGATGCAACCAACAAGTTTGATGAGAACCTGCTGCTTGGGGTTGGTGGCTTTGGCAGGGTCTACAAGGGAACACTTGAAGATGGGACCAAAGTGGCTGTGAAAAGAGGAAACCCTAGATCAGAACAAGGTCTTGCTGAATTCCGAACTGAGATTGAAATGTTATCCAAGCTCCGTCATCGCCACCTTGTCTCACTTATTGGCTATTGTGACGAAAGGTCAGAAATGATTCTTGTTTATGAATACATGGCTAATGGACCTCTCAGGAGCCATCTGTATGGAACAGATCTACCACCATTATCATGGAAGCAACGACTTGAAATATGTATTGGTGCTGCAAGGGGGCTTCATTATCTTCACACAGGTGCAGCTCAAAGCATTATCCATCGTGATGTCAAGACAACAAATATTCTCTTGGATGAGAATTTTGTAGCCAAAGTTGCTGATTTTGGCCTCTCAAAAACTGGCCCAGCTCTTGATCAGACCCATGTGAGTACTGCTGTTAAGGGTAGCTTTGGTTACCTTGATCCTGAATACTTCCGAAGGCAACAGCTCACAGAGAAATCCGATGTATATTCATTTGGGGTGGTTCTAATGGAAGTTCTCTGTACTAGACCCGCTTTAAATCCAGTTCTTCCAAGGGAGCAAGTTAATATAGCAGAGTGGGCAATGACCTGGCAGAAGAAGGGTATGTTGGACCACATCATGGACCCCAATCTGGTGGGAAAGGTGAATCCAGCTTCTCTCAAAAAGTTTGGGGAGACAGCTGAGAAGTGCCTTGCTGAGCATGGAGTTGATAGGCCATCGATGGGGGATGTCTTATGGAATCTTGAATATGCTCTGCAGCTTGAGGAAACCTCATCTGCACTGATGGAACCTGAAGATAATAGCACAAACCATATTCCAGGCATTCCGTTGACACCACTCGAACCATTTGATAACAGTGTAAGCATAATTGACGGGGGGCACTCTGGAACAGATGATGATGCTGAAGATGCTGCAACAAGCGCTGTATTTTCCCAGCTAGTAAATCCTCGTGGAAGGTGA